TAAACAGAGAAAATCTCGCGACAGAAAAACTTTCCCTTACAAAAATCCCTAAAGCAAGACGGCAGTGGCGTTGCTGAAGAAGGGTccaataacttttttcgagtttttttcaatttttttcattcactTCACTTGTTCAAActcagttaaaaattaaataataagacTTTAGAAATGAATAAATTGGCCGTAGTTTAATGAACTACACTGAACAGTTAATTATGATAAAGTGCGAATAAAAcacaatacacttaatttattatcataATGGAAAAGCTTGGACTTAATTTTGCGATCTTTCTAGCATCGTAATATGCACATAATagaataatataaaattactGTGATGCAATATTAAGCATTGTATTGTTATCTCATctcaatttatgcaaaaaatcttTTGGGGATTATTTCTAAATAACAGTTAACAGAATTATCTCTTTCTTCTTTCCTCAAAACAacatttgaattaaattttgaacagtTGGTTAAAATCGCAAGATAATGGACAGAAAAGTacctaattttattatttttgtatcagTGCCATCAGTCCTCCAACCGGAACCAGTTTAAAACGTAAATCAGTTTGTTTGGAATTGATAAACACATTTCTTTAACATAGAATATTAATTATTCGGTCTAATTGACCAATTCTATCGAAACGTTCCAAAACGCATTTCTCTACATGGATGTTGGCATTAATTTCGTTCGAAAACATGTCATAGCGGGCGCTCCTAGCCCATTAATATGCATGCAGtctcattaaaaattttaaaaatccattAAACTATTTTTGAGGAAAAATTTAATGCCACCTGTTGTGATAACTCATGATGCAACCTTTTTTGTATCCAGTTTTTCCGCCAACTTTCCAAACACGTTGAGGAAATCGCAACACCGGACGTGGTCAAAGCTTCATATTTAGCAAGTGTAAAATGAACTGTTAAAAATCATTCCTCATTAAGACAAATCCACGCTCTGATTGCCGCGACAATTCACACATTGTTCTTTTTTCGTCAAAAACGAATTATCTCAGTTACACttgcagaataattttttcacggtCTTTGTATCGGAATAATTGTGCAAATGGTCATTGAAAGGATTGACCTTGACTTTGTGACGGTACTAACCTGGATATGTGGCCAGGAGGTCTCCTCGACTTTTGTGAccccaaaaatgcaaatcttCTTGGTGTAGCTGATTAGACAACCAAGAATACACGCACGGAAGattaattttaagattttgcaGTAATGAGGTCATTAGTGTGAATAGGTTCATCTTATTTGTGTCTGTTTCAGGTACCAGCCATGGGTACCGCTATGCCGAGCGCACCGGCCGCTCAGGGGTTCCTGCCAACAGTAGTTCTTCAGATGTTACAGTGCCCACAGTGTCTTAAACTCGACCAGTCGTTTTTAAAACGTAAGTCTTTTTTCAGCCAGCGAAGCTTGAAATTGGCAAAGTAGTACCCGATCGTATAATAGGCGTCCACTCCCAATTGCTTTGATTCAATTGTGGTTGAAAAAACTCATCAATTTTTTCCTCCGGTGGTACCAAAATTGATGGTACTCATTAAatatcttttataatttctttatttaaataaaaaagacaaaaaaaatttggcataaatgttttctttattattttggtGGTACTGTCCTTGGTACCACCGTCAGATGTTTGAATTTTGGTCCAATTTCGTGAATAATCTCGAATGGTCAGGGAAAGTCGTTGACCGTAGCGGTACCGCTTCATTACCATCTCCCTCGGACCCACGCACGCTATCATAGGTACCTCCTTGTCGGTGGTACTATTTGTTTTCgttgatcaattttttactgttaatTGCCGGTTAATCGCGCCAGAAACCGTTGCTTAGCCACCAATTAAAATGATGAACAAATTCGGTACCACTTAATGCAATATAACGGTACCACATACCAGATGactcatctgaaaattttgtttcaggtgAAAATGCAGTGCCCAAGACCTTTAGTGTTAGTGTTAGTGACATCGGCTGTGATAGCCGCAACTCCGGTACCATCTGGAACCACCACAACAGCAAGGTACTCTTTAGGAGGACACACTCATTTAACATACCTACCTCAATTTTCCGACACGACAGAACTGATCTCGGTCACTAGAAACCCAAAACGACCCAAAAACGAAACGTTTTACACAGACATGGTACTGAAAATTTTGACCCAGCCCACTTTTCGCGGCGAAAATATGCgcaaaattaaacgaaaagacCAACAACTACTCACaaactttgtcaaaaataatttggaagaTCTAAACACCCCTAACAAAACGATCAAAGTTGGTACCAAAAACAAGGTTCGTGTTGGTACCACCACTCGGAAAACCACGAAACTTACCCCAAACCctatagttattaacattacTGCACCCCCCAAAAAACCGACAAAGGTGGTACGCGTAACCAAACCCcctttcaaaatcaaactaACCCCAACCACCaaaaaacccaaaataaaACCAACAATTAGACGCGTTGTCACAAAATGGCCCAATGAAGTCAAACAGAATTGGTACGAACAAGGGGTACCATACCCCACCCCCAACCCCGAAATCAACTCACACTCGCCCCCTTACTCCCTCAGCGAGGTCGCTTCAGACCCTGGCCAGGTCTCAGAACCCCCCCAGACTGACCTAAGCAATGCTATCAGTACCTTTAATCTGGACATGGCCCCCGACCCCTCCAACATCCGAGATGGGGCCGGGGGTTCCCCTTGCCCCACAGTCCACATTTCAAGCTCGGTCCTAACCCCCCAACAACGCCAAGACTGTTCCGACTTAAACCTCGTCATAAACTCCCATTTCCATCAAAATTCAGTAACAGACCGGTCCCCCCTTACCCCCGAAACGTACGACGCAGCCAACCAGGCCCAGCAGGAAGACCCGGCACCGCCCCCGCAAACTCAAGCCGATCCTGGGGGCGGCGCCGGCGGCGCCTCACAAGCCGCCGCTCCCGCGGCCCCCGGTGGTGGTACCGGAGGGAGCGGCGGTAGTGGCGGTAATGGGGGCGATGGCGATGATGGAGGTGGTCTCAAATTACCAGATTTGAAAGGTTTGATGGATTTGTTGGGCTGGTTGTGGGACAAGTTGGGCCAcctcttcaattttttgaaaaatccctACTTGTATCTGGTACCAATGGTACTGTTTTTCTTGCTGGGTTTCTTGGCGGTCATTTTGTTGTTCCCCTGGTGGATCCCGGCGTTGTTTTTGTTCGCCAGTGCGAAAACAgcacagaaaaaaaatgtcgCGTTTTATAAACATGTCCATAAACCGGTGCATCACCCAGATGGGTGGTTTTGGAACCATGAGACTAAAACCTGGCAGAATTTGGCCGAAATCGtgcatcatcatcatcatcatcgaAGGTCGGATGGTGATGGTGACAGTGGTGAAGATAATTATAAAGAAATAACAGATGCTATAGAAAATTTCTCGCGGAAATATGAGAGTAGTAGTCAGTCGTGGAAGTGGCGGAGAAGGGTCAGGTAGTGGTTAAAGGTGGTCAAGATTTTTAGTCAATCgtgtaaatattgtaaattttgcTGTGATTTCGTCGGAAAGCTGATTGAGGTAGGCGCGCGAATCTCTTGTAcgtagttatttatttatttattttatttatttatttatctgtaTTTATCAAAAGTCGCCATAACTGTATCATATGTATTACTAAGacggaaaaagaaataaaatgattgttGAAACCTTGCGTGTTTTTTTCCCCACCTGTTGCGtgagatttttttagttattgttTTTCGAAATGAATTATTGTTTTAGATCTCCGAGCCAAATTGGAGAAACAATAAAGCAAGTGACTAGTCAGCTAATGGAAGCAAATGCAACCTCACCCGATATAGTCACACTCGATACACGAACACCGCCCAAAATCAAACAGCACGCGAAAAAGAAGCCACAAAAACCAGAAACCCTCGAAAATTCACATGCAGGGGTTGCCATACCGGTCAACGAAGACGAGATAAATCTCGAAGAAACGACCAAAAAATTCTTCTACAAGATTGAAAAACCCACAACTAACAGTGGCCTATCGACTTGGATCCTGTTAAGCGGGCAGACAACAGCCAAACCGTCCCGAAAACCGGTCGTGAAACCAAATGAGAGCCAAAATGTCACGGTTGTGGTGGATTCTAACAAAATCATCAAGCCTTTGTTCAAAAAACGTGGTACCACTACTAGTACCACAACACTGGCCCCAACTACCACCAAACTGACCAAGGTGAAGGCTTCAGTCTTGTCGGGTGCCAAGTCAAGTACCACCACCACAACAACCATGACAACACCAACAACTAGTAGTACCACCACCACAACTAACTCCAGTACGTTACCAATTGAAGCAAAAAATTCCGAGACTGATTTAAGTGAGAAGAAAACGCGCCGACCTTCCACCACCAAAAGGAAGAAGAATAAGAACCGTCGCAGACGCCCTAGCGAAAAAACCGACAGTAGTACCAAAATTGACAAACCCATCCAGTCCAAAGAAAAACCCATCGGAACCCAACTTTACAATTACTTGTCTCGGGAAGTGATGCCCACGGTTGGGGTCGGTCTCGTGGGCTTGATGGTCACTGCTGGACTTGCTGGGTACTTTTTGTACCCATTTGGAGTCGCTCGCAGGTCGTACGACATCGACAGACGGGACAAAGACAACCACTTTTACTACTCGGATGAGTACTCGGGTGGGATCGCTGAGGAGGAAGCCATCGGGAAAGTGATAGCGGGAATGCCGTCCAACTCTTTGTACGGAAGCAACTTCAAAACGCCCACTTCCAGACACAGTTTTAACAACCATAGGGTAATTGAGCAAAGTACTGTTGGTGGAGAGGGGGCAACTCCGGCTGCGGTACCCGAACACGGGCCCAGAAAACGCAGACAAGTTAACGATGGAGAGAATGAACTTGATGGTAGTATTACCACGGATGATGGTCCCAGTACTACCACCACCACAACCAGTACCACGCACAGGCCGGACAAAGTCAAGTCTTTGGTGGACATGTTCAAGGAGTTGTTCCACTTGAAGATAAACCTTGGACTCCAGTTGCTACAAAACGCAACTCAGGCCGTCTCAAAGTACGTTTCTCACGTGCAAAAACGCCTGGACGAGCATTACCGCAACTACACCCTTACCAATAGTACCAACTGATTATTTATGTGAAGCTAGTCCAGGAGGTAATGTTTTTGGTACCAGACAAAGTCACTACCTCCTGGACTATCAGGATTTATGTACTCCCCTGTCTACACTTAACAGTATTCTTGAGAGTACGTAGATTAGTTTACTGGGGCAGGCGTCGGGAATAAAccataaaaaccaaaacttATATTTATTCATGTAAAATAAGactgtataataaataaattacaaactaCGCGGGAGTGTCACTTGCGGGTACGGCGTACTCAGTTCCCGTCTTTTGCGCCCCCCTAGCGCCATGGGTACCAACATAGCCATGGTGGCCGGGATCATCCCAGCACCCACAGCGGCCAGAACGGCCGAACTATCAGGCGCACTGTTCCGGCGAGTCGTAGTCAAAGTCGGTACGACTCGTACCGGCTGCGCCTTAACCGgctttttcttcattttttgctTCTTATTGAACTGTTTGTGGGCCTGTTCGACCGTTTGGAAGCTTGACTCCACCTGGAGAAGGCCTCCATGGGACGTGGTCATGTTAACTTTTGAGTTTTTCAAAGGGGGAAGTACCGTCAGACGGACACTGCGGTGCGCTCCGATCGAGTCAGGGTTGATTTGGAGCGCCCGTTGCCTGTTCTGGGGGTACTTGTACCCTTTGGTTGTCGAAAGCAGTACCCACTCGCCCTCGCCGGAAAACGGGTGACCATCGTGGCTGATTTCCGTCCCTTTGCGCCGATTGGCTTCGTAGGGTTGGGGGAAGTCCGCAGGGCGTCCGTCGGTGATGATGTCATCGTAGTTGTGTTTGCAGTTCTCGTTGTGCTTGTGGTGGTACCGGTTGCCATAATCCACTTGGACTTTTTGGCCGTAGACGGCCGTGGGTTTGGGGTCCAGGTTGTAGATGTCGTAATGGTGGGGTCTGTCCCATGGTCGTACCTGCGTCTCTTGCTCGGAGGGCCGGTGGTGGCTTTGCCACTTTGAGATTTTCGAGACTGACCACGGCACCGGTTCCATACTCACCCAGCCCTTCTTGTCGTCGTAGGGGTGGTGGTGGTTTTGGTACTTGAGCACGTCCCAACTTTTGGGTTTTTCGGGCGTTTCCGCCTCTTGGTTTTTGTGTCGGACCGATTCGGCGTAGTTCGTGAGGAACTGGTGGAGCGGGTCTTCGGTGGTACTTCCCCGGGTGTTGAACGAGCGGTGCTCGAACCGCGACGTCTTCCATAAGGGCTCGCCCTCGACGATGCGGATCGGCTCGGAGCCGGGTACTTCAATGTCGTAGGTTTTGGTCGTGGTGGGTTCAGAGGCGCCGGCGACTGCGATCGCGAATAGTACTACCACTGGGAACATTGTACCACGGAGAGGCAACCCTGACTGGCCGTTTTCTCGGTCGGGTCTTTGTAATATAACTTTCCGCCACAATAAGTTTAAATGTGGTACAGACCAATCCCTACCAAAGATTCTCTGAGGAAAAAATGACACGTTTTGATGCTGTCTTTGTCGAGTAGAAAGTCAACGTGGATTTGTGTGCCGTAAAGAAAGGCTTTCTCTGCGCTCGTGCATTTTTAgcttttgtttatattatgCGTTATTGTGATAAATTTAAACACCGTTATCTTATATCAGATAATTGCACCGTTACGGATGATTTGTTTTATGGCGGCGAACAGTTAGCTTGCACTTCCTCAGCGGGAATGCGCCCCTTCCGAGTTCCAACGCAGGGCCGAGCTCAGCCCAAATGTTGCGCCCCACtcggattaaaataaattaaaataatttggaaaagaatttttttttaattttgactttttttgtacttttgagAACCAGACAGAGCTGTAATATGTAACGTAAAATGTTAggaattttttagtttaacaaaaattaaattcgactGAGTGGGCTGTATTTATTAATCCTTTTGTTATGATTTAAACGCTAAATTTTTCTCagccaaaattttttaatggtaaaaaacgcaataaaaacTAGACCATTTccttcataattatttttattttaactttgacTTTGCCCCAGTTAAGCGGGCCAAAGGTCACGCGCTAATGCAAACCGCAATTTAGTGAAatgaagaaaaatgaaaacgcATTGTCGTGACTGAAGAAAGGAGAACAACCGTTTCTAGCAcacgaaatatttttgtttatgtttttttgtgcTCTTCGGACCGTGACAAAACTCTTAGTTTCATGGATGGGCTCAATTAAGGACACAAACTcgttcatattttttattaacaacaatcaaaaattaattatgcacAGGCATTGAGACAGACTTGTTGGACGCCGCCTGGCCTTTGCGCCACAACGACGTTATGGTCTTGGTTTCGGTGTAAAAGTTCAAGCCCTGCTTCCCGTAGAAATGCAAATCTCCGTGAAAACTACCCCTGGACCCGGTGAAACTGAACATGGGCAACGGCACCGGGATTGGAACATTAACCCCGACTTGCCCAACATCAATCTCATTAACAAACTGTCTGGCATGACTGCCATTACTCGTGAAAATTGCAGTACCATTACCATAAGGATTCGAGTTAATCATTTTAATGGCCTCGTCTAAAGTATCGGCGAACATGACACTTAAAACCGGCCCGAAAATCTCCTCTTTGTAGCACTCAAACGATGGCTGGACATGGGTTAAAAGTGTAGGCCCCACGAAATTCCCTTTAGGGTACTTCTCCACAACAATCCCTCTCCCATCCAGCGGACACTTGGCCCCTTGCTTAATCCCAGACTCAATCAAACTAAAAATTCTCTCCTTGGCTTTGGGCGAAATCACCGGGCCTAAATCAGCCCCCGGCTCATGCCCTGCTGTCACTTTGAGTTTTTTCGCCCGTTCGATAATCTCCGGGATCCAGTCGCGGGTTTCCCCGACTAAAATCGCCACACTTAGGGCCATGCACCTCTGGCCGGCGGCCCCATAAGCGGCGCCAATCAGCTGATCAATCGTCGCGCTCTTGTCAGCGTCTGGAAGCACAACAGCGTGGTTTTTAGCCCCCATGTTGGACTGCACCCGTTTGCCGTTGGCGCCCCCACGCCCGTAAATATATTTCCCGGCTGTGTCCGACCCCACGAAACTAATAGCCTTGATGTCTTTATTGTCGCAAATGAAGTTAACAGCGTCATGGGTGCCGTGGATCACGTTGACGACACCTGGGGGACAGCCCACTTCGTTGAGGAGCTCCATCAGGAGCATGGTCGCTCCAGGATCGCGTTCGGAGGGTTTGATTATCATGGTGTTGCCGGCGATTAGGGCTAGAGGGAACATCCACAAGGGGATCATGGCAGGGAAGTTGAAGGGGGCGATCCCGGCAGTGACCCCGATTGGGACCTTGTACGAGACTATGTCCATGTCCCTTGCTATGTTTTGTAGCGACTCTCCTTGGAGGAGGGTTCCTGCGGCACAACTGTGCTCAACAACCTCTGAAAAACTCAATAAGAATCGCTCTAAGACAAACGTTTCGAAACTCACGCAAGCCCCGCATGACATCGCCTTCGGCGTCTGCCAGGGTTTTCCCCTGTTCTGTGGTGATATTTGccgcgatttttttaatatcgcGTCTGATAACGTGCTGAAGTTTAAGCATGACTTGCTGTCGCGTTAATACTGAAGTATTCTTCCACGTTTCGTACGCTTTTTTTGACGATTCTACCGCAGCCTCCATCTCACTTCTGGTACTTTGGGGCACTTTCGTGACCAGTTCGTTGGTGGCGGGGTCGTGGAGCTCCACCCAGTCGGTGGCTTGCGAATCGAGGAATTTGCCATCGATGAAGAGTTTCGTTGTGGGGGCTACATTAGAGTAGTGCCGTTTGAGGAGGGTGAGAAAAGGGGTCTACAAGTGATTAGataaaaaccacaaaattaaTAGCTAGATTTAATTTACAGCCTCAAGGTGAAGCAAATTACggttgttattaatttaaaaaacttgttgCTTTACTGTTAGATACTTAAATATGGTTTTTTCGGTGAAAATATTACGGAA
The sequence above is a segment of the Tribolium castaneum strain GA2 chromosome 9, icTriCast1.1, whole genome shotgun sequence genome. Coding sequences within it:
- the LOC100141870 gene encoding uncharacterized protein LOC100141870 isoform X1, yielding MQCPRPLVLVLVTSAVIAATPVPSGTTTTARYSLGGHTHLTYLPQFSDTTELISVTRNPKRPKNETFYTDMVLKILTQPTFRGENMRKIKRKDQQLLTNFVKNNLEDLNTPNKTIKVGTKNKVRVGTTTRKTTKLTPNPIVINITAPPKKPTKVVRVTKPPFKIKLTPTTKKPKIKPTIRRVVTKWPNEVKQNWYEQGVPYPTPNPEINSHSPPYSLSEVASDPGQVSEPPQTDLSNAISTFNLDMAPDPSNIRDGAGGSPCPTVHISSSVLTPQQRQDCSDLNLVINSHFHQNSVTDRSPLTPETYDAANQAQQEDPAPPPQTQADPGGGAGGASQAAAPAAPGGGTGGSGGSGGNGGDGDDGGGLKLPDLKGLMDLLGWLWDKLGHLFNFLKNPYLYLVPMVLFFLLGFLAVILLFPWWIPALFLFASAKTAQKKNVAFYKHVHKPVHHPDGWFWNHETKTWQNLAEIVHHHHHHRRSDGDGDSGEDNYKEITDAIENFSRKYESSSQSWKWRRRVR
- the LOC100141870 gene encoding mucin-2 isoform X2 is translated as MQCPRPLVLVLVTSAVIAATPVPSGTTTTARSPSQIGETIKQVTSQLMEANATSPDIVTLDTRTPPKIKQHAKKKPQKPETLENSHAGVAIPVNEDEINLEETTKKFFYKIEKPTTNSGLSTWILLSGQTTAKPSRKPVVKPNESQNVTVVVDSNKIIKPLFKKRGTTTSTTTLAPTTTKLTKVKASVLSGAKSSTTTTTTMTTPTTSSTTTTTNSSTLPIEAKNSETDLSEKKTRRPSTTKRKKNKNRRRRPSEKTDSSTKIDKPIQSKEKPIGTQLYNYLSREVMPTVGVGLVGLMVTAGLAGYFLYPFGVARRSYDIDRRDKDNHFYYSDEYSGGIAEEEAIGKVIAGMPSNSLYGSNFKTPTSRHSFNNHRVIEQSTVGGEGATPAAVPEHGPRKRRQVNDGENELDGSITTDDGPSTTTTTTSTTHRPDKVKSLVDMFKELFHLKINLGLQLLQNATQAVSKYVSHVQKRLDEHYRNYTLTNSTN
- the LOC103312549 gene encoding uncharacterized protein LOC103312549: MFPVVVLFAIAVAGASEPTTTKTYDIEVPGSEPIRIVEGEPLWKTSRFEHRSFNTRGSTTEDPLHQFLTNYAESVRHKNQEAETPEKPKSWDVLKYQNHHHPYDDKKGWVSMEPVPWSVSKISKWQSHHRPSEQETQVRPWDRPHHYDIYNLDPKPTAVYGQKVQVDYGNRYHHKHNENCKHNYDDIITDGRPADFPQPYEANRRKGTEISHDGHPFSGEGEWVLLSTTKGYKYPQNRQRALQINPDSIGAHRSVRLTVLPPLKNSKVNMTTSHGGLLQVESSFQTVEQAHKQFNKKQKMKKKPVKAQPVRVVPTLTTTRRNSAPDSSAVLAAVGAGMIPATMAMLVPMALGGRKRRELSTPYPQVTLPRSL
- the LOC663091 gene encoding probable methylmalonate-semialdehyde/malonate-semialdehyde dehydrogenase [acylating], mitochondrial; the protein is MAMQRTSTPFLTLLKRHYSNVAPTTKLFIDGKFLDSQATDWVELHDPATNELVTKVPQSTRSEMEAAVESSKKAYETWKNTSVLTRQQVMLKLQHVIRRDIKKIAANITTEQGKTLADAEGDVMRGLQVVEHSCAAGTLLQGESLQNIARDMDIVSYKVPIGVTAGIAPFNFPAMIPLWMFPLALIAGNTMIIKPSERDPGATMLLMELLNEVGCPPGVVNVIHGTHDAVNFICDNKDIKAISFVGSDTAGKYIYGRGGANGKRVQSNMGAKNHAVVLPDADKSATIDQLIGAAYGAAGQRCMALSVAILVGETRDWIPEIIERAKKLKVTAGHEPGADLGPVISPKAKERIFSLIESGIKQGAKCPLDGRGIVVEKYPKGNFVGPTLLTHVQPSFECYKEEIFGPVLSVMFADTLDEAIKMINSNPYGNGTAIFTSNGSHARQFVNEIDVGQVGVNVPIPVPLPMFSFTGSRGSFHGDLHFYGKQGLNFYTETKTITSLWRKGQAASNKSVSMPVHN